The Quercus lobata isolate SW786 chromosome 4, ValleyOak3.0 Primary Assembly, whole genome shotgun sequence genome segment TCAGCTATAGCATATCTGAATAGAGGTTCATCATGGAGAAAACTCTATCTCTACACTTCTATTCCGTCAATATCTTTCTGTATCATGACTTACTTCTTTGTCTATGAGTCTCCTAGGTGGCTTTTCATGCAAGGGCGTGACAAAGAAGCTGTTGATGTATTGAGAGGAATTGCATCTATACCAGTCAAGAGTTTAGACTTGTACACATCCAACATTCCCCTCAGGAAGGAAATATCAAAAGTTAATAATCCTTACAAAGTGATGAAAGACTTGTGCAAGAGAGGATGGGCTTTAAAACGGATATTGGCAAGTATGGCACTTGGGTTAGGCATTGGAGTGGCATTCTTTGGCATGTTATTCGGGGTAGGCAATGTGGGTTTCAACATCTATTTGAGCGTCGTATTTAATGCCTCAATGTTGATGCCTTCACATTTACTATCCTTGGTCTTTATGGAAAGATGGAATAGGAGAGGTTCATTGTTTGTCTTTTGTATAGTAAGTGGCATATTCAGCATACTCTGTGTTGTTCTAGGCCGTGGTAGAGAAGGCATACAGATTGGGCTAGTACTAGCATCTTTATTTTGCTCATGTTTTGCGTATAATGTGTGGCTGATATACACAACCGAGTTGTTTCCAACAAGTGTAAGGAGCTCGGCCACATCGCTGGCTAGGCAAGCAGTTGTGCTTGGCACAGTGTTTGATCCATTATTGACTTCAGCAGGGAGAAGAAATGAGTTCCtatcttttgggatttttggaTTGGCAATATTTTTGTGTGGGTTCTTTCTAATCTTTTTACCAGAGACAAAAGGTAAAGCTCTTT includes the following:
- the LOC115986204 gene encoding organic cation/carnitine transporter 2-like; protein product: MALPNISENLKETHSAEQKTPETQVLPSLSLDETIEQIIGGFGWSQFLQALLVSVPTLIDAQQTIISIFADAHPKWHCNLNTTCSPKSNICQLPKSAWSWVDSSHKTIISEWGLECASSFIIGLPASSFFFGCLIGGFTLAIFGDFWLGRKKLLYLSCLIMCLASLLTAFSVNIWMYSALRLISGFGRAPIISCSLILLTERVGKRWRGQIGSIRFFSYTVGLMSLSAIAYLNRGSSWRKLYLYTSIPSISFCIMTYFFVYESPRWLFMQGRDKEAVDVLRGIASIPVKSLDLYTSNIPLRKEISKVNNPYKVMKDLCKRGWALKRILASMALGLGIGVAFFGMLFGVGNVGFNIYLSVVFNASMLMPSHLLSLVFMERWNRRGSLFVFCIVSGIFSILCVVLGRGREGIQIGLVLASLFCSCFAYNVWLIYTTELFPTSVRSSATSLARQAVVLGTVFDPLLTSAGRRNEFLSFGIFGLAIFLCGFFLIFLPETKVSE